In Mercenaria mercenaria strain notata chromosome 15, MADL_Memer_1, whole genome shotgun sequence, a single genomic region encodes these proteins:
- the LOC123561103 gene encoding uncharacterized protein LOC123561103, with product MDKEHYKQMVVTILDDLAYYEKLKGEPSKSDRMKYNKLIVEFQYCLTDKEIDYLQNFEVKTSNFYGLPKVHKSKHISELCKKATTEYVEVTNVTDLKLRPIVAGPACQTHRLSNVLDILLRPLTKYVPSYLRDSTDFLNSLPEKITARTILASFDVESLYSNIPHVLGLEALQYWLNLYPEEIPKSFDKEFIMEAAKLILLNTTFYFNGKYYRQIKGTAMGTKFAPVYATLVIGYLENKLYNDVSSTFGEEFKDYFKDHWKRFLDDIFILWTRSTKDLEILEKLLNSLNENLNLRWRKATLNYPSWMFL from the coding sequence ATGGACAAAGAACATTATAAACAAATGGTTGTAACAATACTAGATGATCTGGCATATTATGAGAAACTTAAAGGTGAGCCTTCAAAATCTGACAGAATGAAATACAACAAACTGATCGTTGAGTTTCAATACTGCCTTACAGATAAGGAAATAGATTATCTCCAAAACTTTGAAGTAAAGACAAGTAATTTTTATGGTCTACCAAAGGTCCATAAAAGCAAACATATAAGTGAGTTATGTAAAAAAGCCACAACAGAATATGTTGAAGTCACAAATGTTACAGACTTGAAATTAAGACCAATTGTTGCTGGTCCAGCGTGCCAAACACACAGACTCAgtaatgttttagatattttactaAGGCCACTTACAAAATATGTTCCTAGCTATTTACGCGATAGTACAGACTTTCTAAACTCTCTTCCAGAAAAGATTACAGCAAGAACAATTCTAGCGTCTTTTGATGTTGAATCTCTGTATTCTAATATACCGCATGTATTAGGACTGGAGGCATTACAATACTGGTTAAATCTATATCCAGAAGAAATACCTAAAAGTTTTGATAAGGAATTCATCATGGAAGCAGCAAAGTTAATACTTCTGAATACTACATTCTACTTTAACGGAAAATATTATAGGCAAATAAAAGGTACGGCCATGGGGACAAAATTTGCACCGGTCTATGCTACACTAGTTATTGGCTATcttgaaaacaaattatataatgACGTTTCTTCTACATTTGGTGAAGAATTCAAAGACTATTTCAAAGATCACTGGAAACGCTTTTTGGATGACATCTTCATTTTGTGGACACGTTCTACTAAAGACCTAGAAATTCTAGAAAAACTGTTGAACAGTCTCAATGAAAATCTGAATTTACGATGGAGAAAAGCAACACTGAATTACCCTTCTTGGATGTTCTTGTAA